In Bombina bombina isolate aBomBom1 chromosome 6, aBomBom1.pri, whole genome shotgun sequence, a single genomic region encodes these proteins:
- the LOC128664728 gene encoding olfactory receptor 6B1-like — MTEKNQTAVTEFLLLGFQRLGSFKVIFFLLILIVYVMTITLNIMIIILVSTRQQLHPPMYFFLKQLSAMEIILVTIIVPNMLHVIWLDGALISVKGCITQSYLFFSVGSTGCYLLTVMSYDRYVAICSPLLYNTIMDLTLQHLLVICCWMLGFLLNIIKLVFLCNVQFCELNVIDHFFCDLSPILELACSDTFGFKIEILVLAIPVIIVPFILITISYICIFITIFGISTSIKRKKAFSTCSSHLTVVCIFFGTLIAAYLVPNKINALTVNKIIALMYTVITPLFNPIIYSLRSQEMRIAVGKTIGCTRN; from the coding sequence ATGACCGAAAAAAATCAAACAGCTGTGACTGAATTCTTGCTTCTTGGATTCCAAAGGTTGGGCTCTTTTAAAGTGATCTTTTTTCTTCTAATACTTATTGTATATGTTATGACAATAACTCTAAACATTATGATCATAATACTGGTATCTACCAGACAACAACTGCACCCTCCTATGTATTTCTTTCTCAAACAACTGTCAGCCATGGAAATTATTCTGGTTACTATAATTGTCCCCAACATGCTACATGTTATTTGGTTAGATGGAGCCCTGATTTCTGTTAAAGGCTGTATCACTCAAAGTTACCTATTTTTTTCTGTAGGAAGCACAGGGTGCTACCTCCTTACAGTAATGTCCTATGATCGCTATGTAGCCATTTGCAGTCCTCTACTTTATAACACCATCATGGACCTTACACTTCAGCATCTTCTGGTTATTTGTTGCTGGATGCTAGGTTTTCTTCTAAACATAATTAAACTTGTTTTTCTGTGTAATGTTCAGTTCTGTGAACTCAATGTCATTGATCATTTCTTCTGTGATCTTTCACCTATTTTAGAGCTTGCATGTTCTGATACTTTTGGCTTTAAAATTGAAATATTGGTCCTTGCCATCCCTGTAATTATAGTGCcttttattttaattacaataaGCTACATTTGTATTTTCATAACTATCTTTGGCATTTCCACTTCCATCAAGAGAAAGAAAGCATTCTCCACCTGTAGTTCCCATCTGactgttgtgtgtattttttttgggacattgatagcCGCTTACTTGGTTCCGAATAAGATAAATGCTTTGACTGTAAATAAAATTATTGCACTGATGTACACGGTGATTACTCCACTGTTCAATCCAATAATATACAGCCTTCGTAGTCAGGAGATGAGAATTGCCGTTGGAAAAACCATTGGGTGTACCAGAAATTAA